A single genomic interval of Oncorhynchus mykiss isolate Arlee chromosome 13, USDA_OmykA_1.1, whole genome shotgun sequence harbors:
- the LOC110485717 gene encoding titin isoform X4: MAVMIGIAFSVSWLCCLLIGGITCSTSEGDWSPALDSNAAWLDAGSLRSLGYSNYKSPKSQMQAQQKHPAAILRKDLAPMSQQPQQVWYPVQMLQKQQTAVLQQVGHQAHMLTHKQPTAVPQQVWHQAHMLTHKQPTAVPQQVWHQAHMLTHKQPTAVPQQVWHQAHMLTHKQPTAVPQQVWHQAHMLTHKQPTAVPQQVWHQAQMLPQPPTAVPQQVWYPAQMPLQQKQPTTVPQLGWYPAQMQQKQPTTVPQLGWHPAQFPQQKQLAPIAQHPQQVWHPSQFPQRQKDLAVEPQRQKDLAVEPQRQKDLAVEPQRQKDLAVEPQRQKDLAVEPQRQKDLAVEPQRQKDLAVEPQRQKDLAVEPQRQKDLAVEPQRQKDLAVEPQRQKDLAVEPQRQKQPTAVPQQVWHPALMPLQQKQPAPEPQQKELTAMPLQVWHPAQMPLQQKQPTAVPQQVWQPSQMPLQQKQPTAVPQQVWQPSQMPLQQKEPTAVPQQVWHPAQMPLQQKQPTAVSQQVWQPSQMPLQQKEPNAVPQQVWQPSQMPLQQTEPNAMPQQVWLPSQMPLQQKEPTAVPQQVWQPSQISLQQKEPTAVPQQVWQPSQMPLQQKEPTAVPQQVWHPAQMPLQQKQPTAVPQQVWQPSQMPLQQKEPNAMPQQVWQPSQMPLQQKEPTAVPQQVRHPAQMPLQQKQTTAMPQQVWNTFYTLQKQPTAVPQQVWHPAQMPLQQKQPTAKPQQVWQPSQMPLQQTEPNAMPQQVWQPSQMPLQQKEPTAVPQQVWQPSQISLQQKEPTAVPQQVWQPSQMPLQQKEPTAVPQQVWHQAHMLTHKQPTAVPQQVWHQAQMLPQPPTAVPQQVWYPAQMPLQQKQPTTVPQLGWYPAQMQQKQPTTVPQLGWHPAQFPQQKQLAPIAQHPQQVWHPSQFPQRQKDLAVEPQRQKDLAVEPQRQKDLAVEPQRQKDLAVEPQRQKDLAVEPQRQKDLAVEPQRQKDLAVEPQRQKDLAVEPQRQKDLAVEPQRQKDLAVEPQRQKDLAVEPQRQKDLAVEPQRQKDLAVEPQRQKQPTAVPQQVWHPALMPLQQKQPAPEPQQKELTAMPLQVWHPAQMPLQQKQPTAVPQQVWQPSQMPLQQKQPIAVPQQVWQPSQMPLQQKQPTAEPQQVWHPAQMPLRKKQPTAEPQQVWHPAQMPLQQKQPTAVPQQVWQPSQMPLQQKEPTAVPQQVWHPAQMPLQQKQPTAVSQQVWQPSQMPLQQKEPNAVPQQVWQPSQMPLQQTEPNAMPQQVWLPSQMPLQQKEPTAVPQQVWQPSQISLQQKEPTAVPQQVWQPSQMPLQQKEPTAVPQQVWHPAQMPLQQKQPTAVPQQVWQPSQMPLQQKEPNAMPQQVWQPSQMPLQQKEPTAVPQQVRHPAQMPLQQKQTTAMPQQVWNTFYTLQKQPTAVPQQVWHPAQMPLQQKQPTAKPQQVWQPSQMPLQQTEPNAMPQQVWQPSQMPLQQKEPTAVPQQVWQPSQISLQQKEPTAVPQQVWQPSQMPLQQKEPTAVPQQVWHQAHMLTHKQPTAVPQQVWHQAQMLPQPPTAVPQQVWYPAQMPLQQKQPTTVPQLGWYPAQMQQKQPTTVPQLGWHPAQFPQQKQLAPIAQHPQQVWHPSQFPQRQKDLAVEPQRQKDLAVEPQRQKDLAVEPQRQKDLAVEPQRQKDLAVEPQRQKDLAVEPQRQKDLAVEPQRQKDLAVEPQRQKDLAVEPQRQKDLAVEPQRQKDLAVEPQRQKDLAVEPQRQKDLAVEPQRQKDLAVEPQRQKDLAVEPQRQKDLAVEPQRQKDLAVEPQRQKDLAVEPQRQKDLAVEPQRQKQPTAVPQQVWHPALMPLQQKQPAPEPQQKELTAMPLQVWHPAQMPLQQKQPTAVPQQVWQPSQMPLQQKQPIAVPQQVWHPALMPLQQKQPAPEPQQKELTAMPQQVWHPAQMPLQQKQPTAVPQQVWQPSQMPLQQKEPTAVPQQVWQPSQMPLQQKEPTAVPQQVWQPSQISLQQKEPTAVPQQVWQPSQMPLQQKEPTAVPQQVWHPAQMPLQQKQPTAVPQQVWNTFYTLQKQPTAVPQQVWHPALMPLQQKQPTAKPQQVWHPAQMPLQQKQPTTVPQQVWHPAQMPLQQKQPTSMPQLVWNPFSTLQKQPTAVPQQVWHPAQMPLQQKQPTAVPQLGWHPAQFPQQKQLAPEPQQKELTAMPQQVWHPAQFPQQKQLAPMPLLQKEPTTIAQQPQQVWHPAQMSKNQTATEPQLQKQPPTTSQQSWHPAQMPLQQKQPATEPQQKELPAMPQQMWYRAKMLQQENHLAAMPQKLQVILQEPPLVWHPSQFPQQQTELAVEPQQQTELAVEPQQQTELAVEPQQQTELAVEPQQQTELAVEPQQVRYPAQMAQQQPNPIPQQLWHVAQISQQQLAPMSQQKHYESTEDGASGSSQASIVEQSGVIPISSYSSKSHYKNGRTVFSQISYTPREAMPVDSGNAPKDGYVSIGAPSIYPTLVKDSARNI; the protein is encoded by the exons ATGGCTGTGATGATTGGAATCGCTTTCAG CGTTTCTTGGCTTTGTTGCCTGCTAATTGGAGGGATAACGTGTTCTACATCAGAAG GTGATTGGTCTCCTGCACTGGATTCTAATGCAGCATGGCTTGACGCAGGATCACTTCGGTCTCTAGGATATAGCAATTATAAGTCTCCAAAATCTCAAATGCAAGCGCAACAGAAACATCCGGCCGCCATCCTGCGGAAGGACTTGGCCCCCATGTCCCAGCAACCTCAGCAAGTGTGGTATCCAGTTCAAATGCTGCAGAAGCAACAGACCGCCGTGCTCCAGCAAGTGGGGCATCAAGCTCACATGCTGACGCATAAGCAACCGACCgccgtgccccagcaagtgtggcatcAAGCTCACATGCTGACGCATAAGCAACCGACCgccgtgccccagcaagtgtggcatcAAGCTCACATGCTGACGCATAAGCAACCGACCgccgtgccccagcaagtgtggcatcAAGCTCACATGCTGACGCATAAGCAACCGACAgccgtgccccagcaagtgtggcatcAAGCTCACATGCTGACGCATAAGCAACCGACCgccgtgccccagcaagtgtggcatcAAGCTCAAATGCTGCCGCAACCACCGACCgccgtgccccagcaagtgtggtatccagctcaaatgcccctgcagcagaagcaACCGACCACCGTGCCCCAGCTGGGGTGGTATCCAGCTCAAATGCAGCAGAAGCAACCGACCACCGTGCCCCAGCTTGGGTGGCATCCTGCTCAGTTTCCCCAGCAGAAGCAACTGGCCCCCATAGCCCAGCATCCTCAGCAGGTGTGGCATCCATCTCAATTTCCCCAGCGGCAGAAGGACCTGGCAGTCGAGCCCCAGCGGCAGAAGGACCTGGCAGTCGAGCCCCAGCGGCAGAAGGACCTGGCAGTCGAGCCCCAGCGGCAGAAGGACCTGGCAGTCGAGCCCCAGCGGCAGAAGGACCTGGCAGTCGAGCCCCAGCGGCAGAAGGACCTGGCAGTCGAGCCCCAGCGGCAGAAGGACCTGGCAGTCGAGCCCCAGCGGCAGAAGGACCTGGCAGTCGAGCCCCAGCGGCAGAAGGACCTGGCAGTCGAGCCCCAGCGGCAGAAGGACCTGGCAGTCGAGCCCCAGCGGCAGAAGGACCTGGCAGTCGAGCCCCAGCGGCAGAAGCAACCGACCGCCGTGCCCCAGCAAGTTTGGCATCCAGCTCtaatgcccctgcagcagaagcaACCGGCCCCTGAACCTCAGCAGAAGGAACTGACCGCCATGCCCCTGCAAGTGTGGCATCCAGctcaaatgcccctgcagcagaagcaaccgaccgctgtgccccagcaagtgtggcaaccttctcaaatgcccctgcagcagaagcaaccgaccgccgtgccccagcaagtgtggcaaccttctcaaatgcccctgcagcagaaggaaccgaccgccgtgccccagcaagtgtggcatcctgctcaaatgcccctgcagcagaaaCAACCGACCGCCGTGTCCCAGCAAGTGTGGCAACCTTctcaaatgcccctgcagcagaaggAACCGAACgccgtgccccagcaagtgtggcaaccttctcaaatgcccctgcagcagacGGAACCGAACGCCatgccccagcaagtgtggctACCTTctcaaatgcccctgcagcagaaggaaccgaccgccgtgccccagcaagtgtggcaaCCTTCTCAAATTTCCCTGCAGCAGAAGGAACCGACCGCtgtgccccagcaagtgtggcaaccttctcaaatgcccctgcagcagaaggaaccgaccgccgtgccccagcaagtgtggcatcctgctcaaatgcccctgcagcagaaacaaccgaccgccgtgccccagcaagtgtggcaaccttctcaaatgcccctgcagcagaaggAACCGAACGCCatgccccagcaagtgtggcaaccttctcaaatgcccctgcagcagaaggAACCGACCGCTGTGCCCCAGCAAGTGAGGCATCCAGCTCAAATGCCCCTACAGCAGAAGCAAACGACTGCCATGCCCCAGCAAGTGTGGAATACATTTTACACACTGCAGAAGCAACCGACTGCCGTGCCCCAGCAAGTTTGGCATCCAGctcaaatgcccctgcagcagaagcaACCGACCGCCAAGCCCCAGCAAGTTTGGCAACCTTctcaaatgcccctgcagcagacGGAACCGAACGCCatgccccagcaagtgtggcaaccttctcaaatgcccctgcagcagaaggaaccgaccgccgtgccccagcaagtgtggcaaCCTTCTCAAATTTCCCTGCAGCAGAAGGAACCGACCGCtgtgccccagcaagtgtggcaaccttctcaaatgcccctgcagcagaaggAACCGACAgccgtgccccagcaagtgtggcatcAAGCTCACATGCTGACGCATAAGCAACCGACCgccgtgccccagcaagtgtggcatcAAGCTCAAATGCTGCCGCAACCACCGACCgccgtgccccagcaagtgtggtatccagctcaaatgcccctgcagcagaagcaACCGACCACCGTGCCCCAGCTGGGGTGGTATCCAGCTCAAATGCAGCAGAAGCAACCGACCACCGTGCCCCAGCTTGGGTGGCATCCTGCTCAGTTTCCCCAGCAGAAGCAACTGGCCCCCATAGCCCAGCATCCTCAGCAGGTGTGGCATCCATCTCAATTTCCCCAGCGGCAGAAG GACCTGGCAGTCGAGCCCCAGCGGCAGAAGGACCTGGCAGTCGAGCCCCAGCGGCAGAAGGACCTGGCAGTCGAGCCCCAGCGGCAGAAGGACCTGGCAGTCGAGCCCCAGCGGCAGAAG GACCTGGCAGTCGAGCCCCAGCGGCAGAAGGACCTGGCAGTCGAGCCCCAGCGGCAGAAGGACCTGGCAGTCGAGCCCCAGCGGCAGAAGGACCTGGCAGTCGAGCCCCAGCGGCAGAAGGACCTGGCAGTCGAGCCCCAGCGGCAGAAGGACCTGGCAGTCGAGCCCCAGCGGCAGAAGGACCTGGCAGTCGAGCCCCAGCGGCAGAAGGACCTGGCAGTCGAGCCCCAGCGGCAGAAGGACCTGGCAGTCGAGCCCCAGCGGCAGAAGCAACCGACCGCCGTGCCCCAGCAAGTTTGGCATCCAGCTCtaatgcccctgcagcagaagcaACCGGCCCCTGAACCTCAGCAGAAGGAACTGACCGCCATGCCCCTGCAAGTGTGGCATCCAGctcaaatgcccctgcagcagaagcaaccgaccgctgtgccccagcaagtgtggcaaccttctcaaatgcccctgcagcagaagcaACCGATCGCCGTGCCCCAGCAAGTTTGGCAACCTTctcaaatgcccctgcagcagaagcaaccgaccgccgagccccagcaagtgtggcatccAGCTCAAATGCCCCTTAGGAAGAAGCAACCGACAGCCGAGCCCCAGCAAGTTTGGCATCCAGctcaaatgcccctgcagcagaagcaaccgaccgccgtgccccagcaagtgtggcaaccttctcaaatgcccctgcagcagaaggaaccgaccgccgtgccccagcaagtgtggcatcctgctcaaatgcccctgcagcagaaaCAACCGACCGCCGTGTCCCAGCAAGTGTGGCAACCTTctcaaatgcccctgcagcagaaggAACCGAACgccgtgccccagcaagtgtggcaaccttctcaaatgcccctgcagcagacGGAACCGAACGCCatgccccagcaagtgtggctACCTTctcaaatgcccctgcagcagaaggaaccgaccgccgtgccccagcaagtgtggcaaCCTTCTCAAATTTCCCTGCAGCAGAAGGAACCGACCGCtgtgccccagcaagtgtggcaaccttctcaaatgcccctgcagcagaaggaaccgaccgccgtgccccagcaagtgtggcatcctgctcaaatgcccctgcagcagaaacaaccgaccgccgtgccccagcaagtgtggcaaccttctcaaatgcccctgcagcagaaggAACCGAACGCCatgccccagcaagtgtggcaaccttctcaaatgcccctgcagcagaaggAACCGACCGCTGTGCCCCAGCAAGTGAGGCATCCAGCTCAAATGCCCCTACAGCAGAAGCAAACGACTGCCATGCCCCAGCAAGTGTGGAATACATTTTACACACTGCAGAAGCAACCGACTGCCGTGCCCCAGCAAGTTTGGCATCCAGctcaaatgcccctgcagcagaagcaACCGACCGCCAAGCCCCAGCAAGTTTGGCAACCTTctcaaatgcccctgcagcagacGGAACCGAACGCCatgccccagcaagtgtggcaaccttctcaaatgcccctgcagcagaaggaaccgaccgccgtgccccagcaagtgtggcaaCCTTCTCAAATTTCCCTGCAGCAGAAGGAACCGACCGCtgtgccccagcaagtgtggcaaccttctcaaatgcccctgcagcagaaggAACCGACAgccgtgccccagcaagtgtggcatcAAGCTCACATGCTGACGCATAAGCAACCGACCgccgtgccccagcaagtgtggcatcAAGCTCAAATGCTGCCGCAACCACCGACCgccgtgccccagcaagtgtggtatccagctcaaatgcccctgcagcagaagcaACCGACCACCGTGCCCCAGCTGGGGTGGTATCCAGCTCAAATGCAGCAGAAGCAACCGACCACCGTGCCCCAGCTTGGGTGGCATCCTGCTCAGTTTCCCCAGCAGAAGCAACTGGCCCCCATAGCCCAGCATCCTCAGCAGGTGTGGCATCCATCTCAATTTCCCCAGCGGCAGAAGGACCTGGCAGTCGAGCCCCAGCGGCAGAAGGACCTGGCAGTCGAGCCCCAGCGGCAGAAGGACCTGGCAGTCGAGCCCCAGCGGCAGAAGGACCTGGCAGTCGAGCCCCAGCGGCAGAAGGACCTGGCAGTCGAGCCCCAGCGGCAGAAG GACCTGGCAGTCGAGCCCCAGCGGCAGAAGGACCTGGCAGTCGAGCCCCAGCGGCAGAAGGACCTGGCAGTCGAGCCCCAGCGGCAGAAGGACCTGGCAGTCGAGCCCCAGCGGCAGAAGGACCTGGCAGTCGAGCCCCAGCGGCAGAAGGACCTGGCAGTCGAGCCCCAGCGGCAGAAGGACCTGGCAGTCGAGCCCCAGCGGCAGAAGGACCTGGCAGTCGAGCCCCAGCGGCAGAAGGACCTGGCAGTCGAGCCCCAGCGGCAGAAGGACCTGGCAGTCGAGCCCCAGCGGCAGAAGGACCTGGCAGTCGAGCCCCAGCGGCAGAAGGACCTGGCAGTCGAGCCCCAGCGGCAGAAGGACCTGGCAGTCGAGCCCCAGCGGCAGAAGGACCTGGCAGTCGAGCCCCAGCGGCAGAAGCAACCGACCGCCGTGCCCCAGCAAGTTTGGCATCCAGCTCtaatgcccctgcagcagaagcaACCGGCCCCTGAACCTCAGCAGAAGGAACTGACCGCCATGCCCCTGCAAGTGTGGCATCCAGctcaaatgcccctgcagcagaagcaaccgaccgctgtgccccagcaagtgtggcaaccttctcaaatgcccctgcagcagaagcaACCGATCGCCGTGCCCCAGCAAGTTTGGCATCCAGCTCtaatgcccctgcagcagaagcaACCTGCCCCTGAACCTCAGCAGAAGGAACTGACCGCCatgccccagcaagtgtggcatccagctcaaatgcccctgcagcagaagcaaccgaccgctgtgccccagcaagtgtggcaaccttctcaaatgcccctgcagcagaaggaaccgaccgccgtgccccagcaagtgtggcaaccttctcaaatgcccctgcagcagaaggaaccgaccgccgtgccccagcaagtgtggcaaCCTTCTCAAATTTCCCTGCAGCAGAAGGAACCGACCGCtgtgccccagcaagtgtggcaaccttctcaaatgcccctgcagcagaaggaaccgaccgccgtgccccagcaagtgtggcatcctgctcaaatgcccctgcagcagaaacaaccgaccgccgtgccccagcaagtgtggaATACATTTTACACACTGCAGAAGCAACCGACTGCCGTGCCCCAGCAAGTTTGGCATCCAGCTCtaatgcccctgcagcagaagcaACCGACCGCCAAGCCCCAGCAAGTTTGGCATCCAGctcaaatgcccctgcagcagaagcaaccgaccaccgtgccccagcaagtgtggcatcctgctcaaatgcccctgcagcagaaaCAACCGACCTCCATGCCCCAGCTAGTGTGGAATCCATTTTCCACACTGCAGAAGCAACCGACCgccgtgccccagcaagtgtggcatcctgctcaaatgcccctgcagcagaagcaACCGACTGCCGTGCCCCAGCTGGGTTGGCATCCTGCTCAGTTTCCCCAGCAGAAGCAACTGGCCCCTGAACCTCAGCAGAAGGAACTGACCGCCatgccccagcaagtgtggcatccAGCTCAATTTCCCCAGCAGAAGCAACTGGCCCCTATGCCTCTACTGCAGAAGGAACCAACCACCATAGCCCAGCAACCTCAGCAGGTGTGGCATCCAGCTCAAATGTCCAAAAATCAAACAGCCACTGAACCTCAGCTGCAGAAGCAACCACCCACCACGTCCCAGCAATCGTGGCATCCAGctcaaatgcccctgcagcagaagcaACCGGCCACTGAACCTCAGCAGAAGGAACTGCCCGCCATGCCCCAGCAAATGTGGTATCGAGCCAAAATGCTCCAACAGGAGAATCATCTGGCCGCCATGCCACAGAAGCTACAGGTTATTCTCCAGGAGCCTCCGCTCGTGTGGCATCCATCTCAATTTCCCCAGCAGCAGACGGAACTGGCCGTCGAGCCCCAGCAGCAGACGGAACTGGCCGTCGAGCCCCAGCAGCAGACGGAACTGGCCGTCGAGCCCCAGCAGCAGACGGAACTGGCCGTCGAGCCCCAGCAGCAGACGGAACTGGCCGTCGAACCTCAGCAAGTGAGGTATCCAGCTCAAATGGCCCAGCAGCAACCCAACCCCATTCCTCAGCAATTATGGCATGTAGCCCAAATTTCCCAGCAGCAACTGGCCCCAATGTCTCAGCAGAAGCACTACGAAAGCACTGAAGATGGTGCCTCTGGTAGTTCTCAGGCCAGCATTGTTGAACAGTCGGGTGTCATCCCAATCTCTTCCTACAGTTCCAAATCGCACTACAAGAATGGCAGAACTGTCTTCTCCCAAATCAGCTACACTCCTAGGGAGGCAATGCCTGTTGACAGTGGAAATGCTCCCAAGGACGGTTATGTTAGCATTGGTGCACCAAGCATATATCCAACACTAGTGAAGGATTCTGCAAG GAACATATAA